The DNA segment GCTTGCAGGCATGGCTTTATGTATACAAGGGAGAGAACAGTTCGTTTTATTATGATTTCACCTCCGGTGATTGGAGTTTGCTAAATCAACGTGATTAACTTTCAGAGCACCGAGAAATCGGTGCTCTTTTTATTTATGAAGATATTCATTCTCGATGGTTATAATTTGATCTTTCGCTCTTTTTATGGGATGCCGGATTTGAAGCGTGGAGATGGGTTTCCTACTGGAATGCTCCATGGTTGGGTGCGGACTTTGTGGTCCCTTGAGGATCAGTTCTCGCCTGATCGTATCGTTTGTGCGATGGATGCTGGGGCTGATGAGCGTGAGGCTCTTCAAGAAGACTATAAGGCGAACCGTTCGGAGACGCCTGCTGAGCTGGAGCAACAAATACCTTGGGTGGAGAGAATAACGCCTCATATGGGTATTCCGCTGGTTTCACTTCCTGGCTGTGAGGCGGACGATGTGATTGGCGTGCTCGCAGAGAAGTTTGCGGCCCGGGGTGATGCGGTTGTCATAGTCAGTGCCGATAAGGACTTGGGCCAGTTGGTGAATGCGTCGATTTCTCAGTTATATCCGCCCCCTACCGCAAATCCTCGTCTGGGGTGGAGGATGATGAATTCGGAAAAGATCACCGAGAAGTTTGGAGTCCGACCCGATCAAATTGCGGACTATCTCGCCCTGGTTGGAGACTCGTCTGATAATATTCAGGGTATCCCCGGCGTCGGCCCCAAAACCGCAGCGAAATGGCTCAACAGTTACGGCAATCTACAGAATATTCTTCAGAACTCCGGGCGATTGAAACCGCCACGTTTTCAAATGATTGTTTCCGAATCCAATGAGCTGCTGGAGAGAAACCTCCAGCTTACGCGGCTTCATCTCTCACTGGGTGTAGATCTTCCAGAATCGATTGCTCCAGACGGACGGGCTCTCATCGAACTGATGAAGGAGCTTGAGATGGAAAAGGCTAGCCGAGATGCGGCCTCGCGCTATGGCGGTGTCGGGTGAAGTCAGTCTATTTCACAAGTTCTGTCTGCAAACTACGCAAGAATTTTCAGATCTTCACTAATAACAAAGATTTAGACCCAGATTATGCCATAGTTGGCGGCAACTGAGGCACGACCAGCCGTGCTACAAAGTCTATCAGAAACCTCCGACGTACCAGATGGGTGCGCTTTAAGTGCTTATTAAACTTTTTCCGCGTCTGACATCATGCATTTATTTTCACGCTCCCACGGCATAATCCCGGTCTAATCTGTGGTTCAATTTTTTAATCACAGATGAACACAGATGTGTTACGATCAGATATTTTAATGAGGGTATCTTCACCCGACAAAGTCGAGCAAAGTGGCGGCTCCTGAGGCCCAGACTGCGTCTGTCAGAATGGCGAAGTTACCCCATATGCTAGATGGGTATTCGATCACCCAGTTCCCAAACCCTAACCTGTGCAAACCCGTGTTCTCTGTGGTTCAGCGAAAATTCGAATTCTTATGGGATGGTTTTGATTCTATTTCAGGAGCTTATCAAACTTGTCTGCGGTGAGACGGAAGGGTATCCATTCGAATTGCTTCGTTGCTTCGAGAGACAGGTAAAAGTCGTGCGCTGGCGTATTCCAGTCAAGGGCAGCCCAATCGATACGGCCGCAGTTTCTTTCCTTAGTGATCCGCACAATTTCGACGATAAGCGCTTTGCCGATTCCCTTTCCTCGGAATTTTGGGTCTACAAATAGATCTTCCAGGTAAATTCCAGGTTGTGCGAGAAATGTGGAATAGTTGTGGAAGAACAGCGCAAATCCGGCGGGCTCTTGTGCTTCGAATGCAAGGAGGACCTCGGCATATTTGGTTTCGCCGAAGAGGGTCGCCATAAGAGCTTCCTCAGTTGCAACCACCTGGTCTTCAAGTTTTTCATATTCCGCCAGACCACGGATGAATTTAAGAATGAGGGGTGTGTCGCCAGCTTGTGCGAGTCGGATCTCCATGCGCTCAGCAAAATCGTTTGATGACCTCCAGCAATGGAAAAGACTGGTATTTTGTCGGTATTCCTTTCGAGTTTGAATGCATGAATGCTGGCGTGAATCTTTATCATCAACACTTCGAAGGGCCGAATCGGTCCGAGCCGCTCGTTATCCTTCATGGGCTGTTGGGCTCTTCGAGGAATTGGACTTCCGTCGCGCGCAGTTTGGCAGAGCAGAATACCGTTTATTGTGTCGATTTGCGCAATCACGGTAAGTCTGGCCATACAGCATCGATGGGATACCGCGAGATGGCGGAGGATATCCTATCTTGGGCGGACCGACAATGGATCAATCGATTCCATATACTTGGGCATAGCATGGGAGGTAAGGTTGCGATGCGTTTGGCTACCGAGTCTCCTGAGCGAATTCAGAGCTTGATCGTCGCAGACATCGCTCCACGTAAATATATGGGACATCATCGCGTGGAAATGAACGCCATGCTCGCGATGCCCATGGATACGCTGAAATCGCGTAAAGAAGCAGAAGGATTTCTCGACCAATTTGGCGTCAATGATTGGGCATTGCGCCAATTCATTTTGACGAATCTTGTCCGCAATAGCGCCACAGGTTCCTTGAATTGGCAGGTAAATCTTACGGCTTTGGATCGGTGTATGGAGCAGATCGCCGGGTCTCCGTTGGACGCAGAGAGTCAATATCTTGGAAAGGCCTTGTTCCTCGTCGGGGGGCAGGCAAACTTTGTTGTCGGTGATGATGCTGAGTTAATAAAAGAACACTTCCCCGCCTCAGAAATGGTTACTTTTTCCGATTCA comes from the Opitutales bacterium genome and includes:
- a CDS encoding GNAT family N-acetyltransferase — encoded protein: MEIRLAQAGDTPLILKFIRGLAEYEKLEDQVVATEEALMATLFGETKYAEVLLAFEAQEPAGFALFFHNYSTFLAQPGIYLEDLFVDPKFRGKGIGKALIVEIVRITKERNCGRIDWAALDWNTPAHDFYLSLEATKQFEWIPFRLTADKFDKLLK
- a CDS encoding alpha/beta fold hydrolase, with product MTSSNGKDWYFVGIPFEFECMNAGVNLYHQHFEGPNRSEPLVILHGLLGSSRNWTSVARSLAEQNTVYCVDLRNHGKSGHTASMGYREMAEDILSWADRQWINRFHILGHSMGGKVAMRLATESPERIQSLIVADIAPRKYMGHHRVEMNAMLAMPMDTLKSRKEAEGFLDQFGVNDWALRQFILTNLVRNSATGSLNWQVNLTALDRCMEQIAGSPLDAESQYLGKALFLVGGQANFVVGDDAELIKEHFPASEMVTFSDSGHNIHVDAKVPFLDAVGCFLDG